Sequence from the Ziziphus jujuba cultivar Dongzao chromosome 9, ASM3175591v1 genome:
ATATAAGCTAATAATTGtcatcaataataacaaataataacaatagcagAATTTTCTGCATAAAAAGTCAGTCAAAGCAGAAATGGGACAAGATATACCGGTCTTCTGACTCTTCCTTGTTTGTCAAGGGCATCACTGATCAGGAGGATCCTTCTGCATGATCTACTGCATGGTCTACCAGAAATGATCTCATTCTTCTTAGGTCCTTTTTTGCCAAATTCAATTGGTCTATTTCCTGGAATTCTAGGTCGTCTAACAATGCCACAGACTTGCTTGCAAAAAAAGCTTTACATGACAACTTGTTTTTTGACTGTAATGGTAGTTTTGTCTCTCTTCCAAGAGACCTTTTGAATATTCTGGCCACTGACATGCTGGGAGATGGCCACTCGTTGTAATTCCTCCTCTCTGGAGGCTTTTTGTGCCTGTGGCAATGAAtctctttttattaaaaaaaaagaaaaaagaaaaaaaaaagtcagtcAAGCTTTTCTTgcgaaaataaaaatgtaaagtaGTACTACTAGAAGCTAAGAAAAATAAACTCCACAATAATATGTCGTTTCCTGGTCTTCCCCGCATAGCCCTTCCCTCTCCTCCGGCTATTGCCTTTGCCTCCATTGAAGGCAAGGTAAcgtacaaaataattataacgtacaacacacacacacacatatatatatatatatatatatgtaacgtacaaaataattataacgtacaacacacacatatatatatatatatatatatttcatttttttccatcCCAACTAAAATTTGTTTTAGCAGCATTGATTTTTGTTGATATGGCTTTCTgtgaatttattaattaatcttaatttacAGCGTCTCTTCACTGAGGCTCTTGGAAATGGAAACATGGAAGGTTTTTTCGAGCTCATCTCATATTACCAGTCCCAAACTGAGACAAACTATTGTGGAGTGAGCACCCTTGCCATGGTTCTCAACACGCTTGCTATTGATCCACCCAAAAAATGGAAAGGTATATAAACATTCCTATAAATATGTACTTTTTGAGCTCAAAtatgaaatgtttttttttttttttggattaattaattaattagctaaTTGGTTATTGGATTCTTGTGAGTTTATATAGGGCGTTGGAGTTGGTACGTGGAGTCAATGCTGGATAGTGGTGAacctttttcaaatattaaaagtgAAGGGATCTCATTTGGTAGTTTTGTATATTTGGCTCACTGCAATGGAGCACAAATTGAAGCTTTTAGGACCAGTGAAAGCACAGTTGATGATTTCAGAAAATGTGTAATTTTATCTACTTGTAAGCAGGATTGTCATATGATCTCGTCATATCATAGAGCCGGTTTTAAACAGGTGCTgtcactttcattttttttttttttttttttggttatatttcCTTGTATGCTTCACATATGCATTTCCatttaatatgaaattattttattcaggATTAATGATAAAATAGGTTGATCTAGACTTTTGTATCAAAACCATATTTATTAGTCTTTGATTGTTTTAAAAACTAAGATTTCAAAATATATtgatagttttttcttttttcttttttcgttttaattttttaaatccatatcattgtttttttttttttggtatttattaaattcatatattccgtacaatatatttttaaatgttaatccTCAAAGCAATCAAAGAATTGATAAAGGAAATTTGATGATTTTACTATCATCAGGATTGATGTTTTTAATAGGAGatgataacaaaattatatattaaacttaACCTATTTATAATCATTTCAGAAAGGAGTATGAAATTTGATATTGTTTACTTTGTGTGAGGTTGCAGGAAGGAAAGGGACACTTCTCACCAATTGGGGGGTATCATGCTGGAAGAGACATGGTACTAATTTTGGATGTTGCTCGATATAAATATCCTCCCCATTGGGTTCCTCTTACACTTCTTTGGGGTGCCATGGACACTATTGATGAAGAAACAGGGCAACGTAGGGGGTACCATATCTCGTCCTTTGAACTTCCATTACCAAATTGTACAGATTCCTATATTTTATgaacatatgtatgtatgtgtttgTCATTTACTCCGTTGTCATCTACaagcaacattttttttttgttttggataaaaaaaatagacCTCTTGGTGAGTATTCTTGGTCTAGGTGGTAGAAAACTGTGGTCTATGAGCAGCTGTGTTTTTATAATCTGGAGAGAATCCACGAACTGTCCAGTCCATTACCGTTCGGCTATCTCTATCATCCTCTCTTATAGTGCATAGCATATGGAACCCACACCAAGGCTCAGATAGGGTTGAGGATGGGTCCGTCGGCTTCCTCCAACTTAGTGTTGTTAATTTTAGTCAATtgtatgactttttttttccccattaattaaagaaaactatattaattaacatggcttatatagataataatattgttggtttttatttttatttttctgtgcTTGTATCTAATTTACTTCAGTTAATATGTAGTTAGAGCTAAACAAATTATACACAACTggatagaaaaaaaatagaaaactaatcATACTATTAAACGATACattacttttcatttttatttttatttatttatttatttacttatatttCTTGTCTCTGTTTTGAGTTTCTGACGGATCCTTCAAGCTGAATTATCTGCCACTATGCAACATGACTAAAGTTGTTGGATAAACTTTATATTGGTCATGACCTCGTATATTAAGCAATCCATTTACAACCTGAAATTTAATGTTTATGTTGTCAGGTACATGATTATTTCAAAGCCCAGTCGAGCTCCATCTATTCTCTATACGCTGTACTtctattgttttctattttgtccTGATTTCTTTGCCAGATTGTATGAGATTTTTAGTATCAGGATAAATTTCCTCATTTCATCCATGTGGCTCAGTTTTTTACCAATTTAGGACATGTCAGAGAGATAAGAGGacaaaaatatttgaagattAATTTTGAACAAAAGGTGGAGCAATGCATAGCGGTTCACAAAAAATTATATGCCTTAATAACAACATGCAACATCatttggttaaataaaaatttttcggACAATTTTGGTGGCTCtagatatatttattgatttatgatattattgttttcatatGCTTGGAATGGttcgaaaatatttgtttatttatataatttgtatttgCTGATGGAGAATTTAATGGTCGGAATTGGAGCAGAGCTCTAAACATGTTGGTTGGGTTGGTGTTGCCAAATACTTGGTGGACGATTTGCCTCTTGTCTTGAAATCAGAGGATGTGAAAGACATTCAGAGCCTTCTGCGTGTTGTTTGCAAATCCAGTTCAAGCCCCTCCAATTTTGAGGAGTTCATCAACTGGGTTGTTTTACAAGTTGGAAAAGCAGAGGATGCATATGGTGGTCAAAGTTGTTTAAGCTCAGAGGACAAAGCTAGGCTTGTTCTCAAGGTACGTAGTTTAGACCCCAAACATTTATAGATtctttagcctttttttttttgtttggatcgAACCACAGCAGAAATTACAGATTGCCCAGATTTATTTGGCAGGAAAAGGTATTGAAACAGGTACAGGACACTAGTCTTTTCAAGCATGTGACAGAATTTTTATCTTCAGAAAAATCAAAGTCATGGAGCAGAAATCCAACAACATATGGTTTTTGGGAGGCACAAATTTCGGCAGAGAAGTCCGGGAACTCGAAGGGTATAAAAAGGAAAGGGTGGTTAGAGGCCGATGGTGAAAAGGCAATTAAAGTTACAGTGGTAAATGGTAATTCTGAGAATGGGTTTGATCAGGTATTACCATcaagaaattgtattttaacAGCGCTTGTATTGGCTTTGTCTCCAAAGACATGGTCAGGAATCAGAGAGAAGAAGCTTTCCCAGGATATATACAACCTTGTTTCTACAGAAACAATCCCTACTTCGCTTCAACAGGAGGTAGCTAGCTTGCTTGGTCATCATAATTTATACTGTTTTTGGAAGATCTTCACTCTTTGATATTCGTAGTTTAATTTTTGAGAACTTGAATTGGAAATTTAGTTCCCACTTCCCAATTAGGTGTGTGTCATTAAGGCCTAGCTAGGTTGGTATATAAATCTCTGTTTActcacatcttttttttttctcaaaatctaAATATGTCAAAGTTTTTTGCACTTCGAGACTAAAAGAAACATGTTTATTTCATTACAATTATGAGCATGGttgcaaaaaatttcaaaagtctaTTTTGGTGCTAATTTAATGTGGGTCGGTtgagtttgattttatttattttttatttttttgtcttttttggtcAAATATGGTTTGGCAGGTATTGCATTTACGCGGTGAGCTCCAACTTCTCAAGAGATGCCACGAGGACAAGGTAGTGGAGGAGGCTGTCGGTGCATCCATGTTTTAGTGTCACGTATAATAGAAATGTAGGGatgggtttatttttcaatataagtTTTTGGtatcaaataaatcatatatcaaTAGCTAATTGGTATGTGATATTGTGttattttactattaaattAGTTACATGTCAGTACGTAGATATGTGACACCATGTCATATAAATatgagtattatatatatagtacatcaGTACATGATTTGCATTTGCACTGCTAATtaatgtgtttatttatttttaagcatagagattgtattttaatttttgttaattgcATCTTTCAACTGAAGAGGtttcaagtccaccattttaaCCAAGCCCTGGACTCgtgaactaaaaattaaaaagaaagaaagaaagaaatgcatATAGCTAGGCTTTCTAAGGTTTTATGAACAAAGTCCAAAAAGGGGAACAATAATTGAGTTTGCAATCTATCAACCAAAGAAAGACAAtcttataaaattaagaaatcaaTAAAGAATTAATTCCAAATGTTTGTCCAAATAAaagcgcatatatatatatatatatatatatcactcaaaaaaataaaataaaataaaataaaataaaaccatacatATGTATAGCTGTGCTTGTATAGAAAAAAGCTGACAACGCGACTCTTTATTTTAATGCAGGTTGAAAACGTGAattaccttttttgttttttaacgcTTCATATTTATGcttatttcattatatatacttttacatataaacataagcacatgtttttttttgtttttttttatttttattttttattttttatgaataaccTTAAATACATGTTTTATTTTCACTGTGAAAGTGATATTTCAATTAAGAATGAGGATTTGATTAGATTCAGGAGAGAGGCATTAAAAAATGTACCAATCAAATATTGCAGCCAGTAAAATGTGCTCTTCCCTTGAATTATTatccattttacttttttaatattattataatgtgAACAATCTGTACACCATTATTGGAATGGAGGACTGttaattagtttatatatatatatagaaagagagatGCTGGCTGGGTAGAACCAATTTAAGTGTAGTTAATTTGAtcagaaagaaaaattgtatattataCAGTGGAATAATTAGCTGCTAATTTcttaatagaaataaaaatgtttgtAGCTTCGAAGTCTAGAATAATTTCGGTTCCTGACCTTTCCCGCATAGTGCTTCCCTCTCCTCCAGCGATTGACTTCACTTGCATTGAAGGCAAGGTACGTACGGAGAATATAAACTAACAATTACATCTCACTTTGTCCCATCCCAACCACAATGTTAATTTTAGCAGCATTGATTTTTGTTCATCTAAgacatactatatatatatatatatatgggtctGAGATTAATATTATTGGGATTTGCAGCATCTATTCACTGAAGCTCTTGGAAATGGAACCATGGAAGGGTTTTTCAAGCTCATCTCTTACTACCAGTGCCAATCTGAGATCAACTACTGTGGCTTGGCCACACTAGCCATGGTCCTCAATACGCTTGCTATTGATCCCCCACAAAAATGGAAAGGTGAACATTCCAATAAATATATGCACCTTTTGAGCTCAAATATGAAATGGGGTCGTGGGTTTTGTTTGACTAATTagctataattgtttttttttttttttttttttttttgtttttttggttgttgttgtggGTTATAGGCCGTTGGAGTTGGTTTGAAGATTCAATGCTGGATTGCGGCGGacctttttcaaatattaaaagtgAAGGGGTCTCATTTGGAAAGTTTGGATATTTGGCTCATTGCAATGGAGCACAAGTTGAAGCTTTTAGGACAAGTAAAGCACAGTTGATGATTTCCGCAAATCTGTAATTTCATGTACTAGTACGGAG
This genomic interval carries:
- the LOC107425786 gene encoding glutathione gamma-glutamylcysteinyltransferase 1-like gives rise to the protein MSFPGLPRIALPSPPAIAFASIEGKRLFTEALGNGNMEGFFELISYYQSQTETNYCGVSTLAMVLNTLAIDPPKKWKGRWSWYVESMLDSGEPFSNIKSEGISFGSFVYLAHCNGAQIEAFRTSESTVDDFRKCVILSTCKQDCHMISSYHRAGFKQEGKGHFSPIGGYHAGRDMVLILDVARYKYPPHWVPLTLLWGAMDTIDEETGQRRGYMIISKPSRAPSILYTLSKHVGWVGVAKYLVDDLPLVLKSEDVKDIQSLLRVVCKSSSSPSNFEEFINWVVLQVGKAEDAYGGQSCLSSEDKARLVLKEKVLKQVQDTSLFKHVTEFLSSEKSKSWSRNPTTYGFWEAQISAEKSGNSKGIKRKGWLEADGEKAIKVTVVNGNSENGFDQVLPSRNCILTALVLALSPKTWSGIREKKLSQDIYNLVSTETIPTSLQQEVLHLRGELQLLKRCHEDKVVEEAVGASMF